The Sporosarcina ureae genome includes a region encoding these proteins:
- the hpt gene encoding hypoxanthine phosphoribosyltransferase, whose product MIAQDIEHVLISEEQLEEKVRELGAVLTEEYREKFPLAVGVLKGALPFMSDLIKRIDTYIELDFMDVSSYGNATVSSGEVKIIKDLNTSIEGRDVLIIEDIIDSGKTLNYLVELFKYRKANSIKIVTLLDKPTGRKVDLKADYVGFDVPDAFVVGYGLDYAEKYRNLPYIGVLKKEIYSF is encoded by the coding sequence ATGATCGCGCAAGATATCGAGCATGTTTTAATTTCAGAAGAGCAACTAGAAGAGAAAGTCCGAGAACTCGGAGCAGTATTAACTGAGGAGTATCGTGAAAAATTCCCCTTGGCGGTAGGTGTACTTAAAGGTGCATTGCCATTCATGAGTGACTTGATCAAACGCATCGATACGTATATCGAATTGGACTTCATGGACGTTTCAAGTTATGGAAATGCGACGGTTTCTTCGGGCGAAGTAAAAATCATTAAAGATTTGAACACTAGCATTGAAGGGCGCGATGTACTGATCATTGAAGACATCATCGACAGCGGTAAAACGTTGAATTACTTAGTGGAGCTGTTTAAATACAGAAAGGCTAACTCTATCAAGATTGTTACGTTGTTGGATAAGCCGACAGGACGTAAAGTAGATTTAAAGGCTGACTATGTTGGCTTTGATGTACCAGACGCATTCGTAGTAGGTTACGGATTGGATTATGCAGAGAAGTACCGGAATCTACCATACATTGGTGTGCTGAAAAAAGAAATCTACTCTTTCTGA
- the ftsH gene encoding ATP-dependent zinc metalloprotease FtsH, with translation MNRILRYFLLYGLIFLAIMGIFSSLNNPNPKMKPIRYDEFVTALEQGKVENATFQPLQLVYEVKGEMAGYEKGETFVTNIPENDMDSIGEIVKTTSTEIDILPPKETSAWVSFFTGLVPFIIIIILFFFLLNQSQGGGGGKVMNFGKSKAKLQSDDRKKVRFNDVAGADEEKAELEEVVDFLKDASKFVELGARIPKGILLVGPPGTGKTLLARAVAGESGVPFFSISGSDFVEMFVGVGASRVRDLFENAKKNSPCIIFIDEIDAVGRQRGAGLGGGHDEREQTLNQLLVEMDGFEGNEGIIIVAATNRPDILDPALLRPGRFDRQITVGRPDVKGREAVLKVHARNKPLDEETVDMKALAQRTPGFSGADLENLLNEAALVAARRNKQKIDMSDIDEATDRVIAGPAKTNRVISKKERNIVAFHEAGHVVVGLMLDDAEIVHKVTIVPRGQAGGYAVMLPKEDRYFMTKPELLDKIAGLLGGRVSEEIVLGEVSTGAHNDFQRATGIARSMVTEYGMSDKIGPMQFGQTQGGQVFLGRDFNSEQNYSEAIAYEIDSEMQTIIKEQYERTRQILTENRDLLNLIATTLLEVETLDAEQINHLKDHGTLPDRPYENNEGSNDVKKIVEESPVDTTTPDSTGAPQDPSIGDLPSEGGTVDKTLPSIDEERRD, from the coding sequence ATGAATCGAATACTTCGATACTTTCTTTTATATGGATTGATCTTCCTAGCAATAATGGGGATTTTCAGTTCGCTTAACAATCCAAATCCGAAGATGAAACCAATTCGGTATGATGAATTCGTCACAGCGCTGGAACAGGGAAAAGTTGAAAATGCAACTTTTCAGCCATTACAGCTAGTGTATGAAGTAAAAGGGGAAATGGCTGGCTACGAGAAAGGTGAAACTTTCGTAACGAACATTCCAGAAAATGACATGGACAGTATCGGTGAAATTGTCAAGACGACAAGTACTGAGATTGACATCCTGCCGCCTAAAGAAACAAGCGCGTGGGTATCGTTCTTTACAGGACTCGTACCATTCATAATTATTATTATCCTTTTCTTCTTCTTGCTGAACCAATCGCAAGGCGGTGGTGGCGGTAAGGTGATGAACTTCGGGAAAAGTAAAGCGAAACTGCAATCAGACGATCGAAAGAAAGTACGTTTCAATGATGTTGCAGGTGCAGATGAGGAAAAAGCTGAGCTCGAAGAAGTCGTGGACTTCTTGAAAGATGCCAGTAAGTTTGTGGAGTTAGGTGCACGGATTCCAAAAGGGATCTTGTTAGTAGGACCTCCAGGTACAGGTAAAACATTACTTGCACGTGCAGTAGCAGGTGAATCAGGCGTACCATTCTTCTCGATTTCAGGTTCTGACTTTGTTGAGATGTTCGTAGGTGTAGGTGCTTCTCGAGTGCGCGATTTATTCGAGAACGCCAAGAAAAACTCACCATGTATTATATTTATTGATGAAATTGATGCAGTTGGACGTCAGCGTGGTGCCGGCTTAGGTGGCGGTCACGATGAGCGTGAGCAAACATTGAATCAACTGCTAGTAGAAATGGATGGATTTGAAGGAAACGAAGGAATTATTATCGTTGCTGCTACAAACCGTCCGGATATTTTGGACCCAGCACTTCTTCGTCCGGGACGTTTTGACCGTCAAATTACGGTTGGTCGTCCAGATGTTAAAGGAAGAGAAGCTGTGTTGAAAGTTCACGCACGTAACAAGCCACTTGATGAAGAGACAGTTGATATGAAGGCTCTTGCTCAACGTACTCCAGGATTCTCTGGTGCAGATCTTGAGAACTTATTGAACGAAGCAGCTCTTGTGGCGGCGAGAAGAAATAAACAGAAAATCGATATGTCCGATATTGATGAAGCGACGGATCGTGTCATTGCGGGTCCTGCGAAAACGAATCGGGTCATCTCGAAAAAGGAACGAAACATTGTTGCGTTCCACGAAGCAGGTCACGTAGTTGTGGGCTTAATGCTGGATGACGCAGAAATTGTCCATAAAGTAACTATCGTGCCTCGTGGGCAGGCTGGCGGGTATGCAGTTATGTTGCCGAAAGAGGATCGTTACTTTATGACAAAACCTGAACTCCTCGATAAAATCGCAGGTCTTCTAGGTGGGCGTGTATCAGAAGAAATTGTGTTAGGTGAAGTATCAACCGGTGCGCATAATGACTTCCAACGTGCTACAGGTATTGCCCGTTCAATGGTTACAGAATACGGAATGAGCGATAAAATTGGTCCAATGCAGTTTGGTCAGACGCAAGGCGGCCAAGTATTCCTTGGACGTGACTTCAACTCTGAGCAAAATTATTCTGAGGCGATCGCATACGAGATTGACTCTGAAATGCAAACAATAATCAAAGAACAATACGAACGAACAAGACAAATTTTGACTGAAAACCGTGATTTGCTTAATCTGATCGCTACGACTTTATTGGAAGTCGAAACATTGGATGCGGAACAAATCAATCACTTGAAAGATCATGGCACATTGCCTGATCGCCCATATGAAAACAACGAGGGTAGCAACGATGTCAAGAAGATTGTAGAAGAATCCCCTGTGGATACTACAACTCCCGATAGCACGGGTGCACCACAAGACCCGTCAATTGGCGACTTGCCAAGTGAAGGTGGAACAGTAGACAAGACGTTGCCATCTATTGATGAAGAACGCAGAGACTAA
- a CDS encoding RNA-binding S4 domain-containing protein, with amino-acid sequence MRLDKFLKVSRFIKRRTLAKQVAEQGRITINGKIAKASSVVKPGDELSIRFGQKIVHATVNELKASTKKEDAAGMYTITSEERLEKVEPEFVDDEE; translated from the coding sequence GTATCACGCTTTATCAAACGCCGTACGCTTGCGAAGCAAGTGGCCGAGCAAGGCAGAATTACGATTAATGGAAAAATAGCTAAGGCATCGTCGGTCGTTAAACCAGGTGATGAGCTGTCAATTCGCTTCGGTCAGAAGATTGTTCATGCTACGGTAAATGAGTTGAAAGCATCGACTAAAAAGGAAGATGCAGCAGGTATGTACACGATCACTAGCGAAGAACGGTTAGAGAAGGTAGAACCTGAGTTTGTGGATGACGAAGAGTAA
- a CDS encoding S1 domain-containing RNA-binding protein, with amino-acid sequence MSIEVGSKLEGKVTGITNFGAFVELPSGSTGLVHISEVADNYVKDINDHLKVGDMVEVKVMNVGSDGKIGLSIRKAKPESEQRPQRPQRPTRPRQGSKPSFERPENFEQKMAKFMKDSEERLTTLKRATESKRGGRGARRG; translated from the coding sequence ATGTCAATTGAAGTAGGCAGCAAGTTAGAAGGTAAAGTAACCGGGATCACAAATTTTGGGGCATTTGTTGAATTGCCAAGCGGATCCACAGGATTAGTCCATATTAGTGAAGTAGCTGACAATTATGTCAAAGATATTAATGATCATTTAAAAGTCGGCGATATGGTTGAAGTCAAAGTAATGAATGTAGGATCTGACGGTAAAATCGGTCTTTCCATCCGTAAGGCTAAACCTGAGTCAGAACAACGTCCACAGCGTCCACAACGTCCAACTAGACCTCGTCAAGGAAGCAAACCGAGCTTTGAACGACCAGAGAATTTTGAACAGAAGATGGCAAAATTCATGAAGGACAGCGAAGAACGTCTAACTACCTTAAAGAGAGCGACAGAGTCCAAGCGTGGCGGTCGTGGAGCCAGAAGAGGATAA
- the tilS gene encoding tRNA lysidine(34) synthetase TilS, with the protein MRSLQQKVLKFIDKQTLIPPGSRVLVACSGGVDSMALLHFLATHQQSLVIEVGAIHVDHMLRGVESAEDASVVKQLCKEFGLPFYSEQVPIPAILESQGGNMQQVCRQQRYARFEQTMANEQFTVLATAHHADDQLETVLIQLSKGQSLNGMPIQRSSHTGKIIRPFLPLKKSELYTYASHHKITFREDPSNQQDNYLRNRVRRHVLPILIDENPSVAINTVRQTEQQQADENLLKELADQHWRAIVTYTDEQLPSFRREAFLAIPYALQKRVIQLLLKCLTNPATENAEWHFALVDELLHHITDSAGNVTIDLAYGYRFVREYDKLLITKWDIDPASLRPKVLAKGIWHTWGNLHFYWHHANAYRIEELLPSDEIRYFQLPESELPLTVRLRMTGDRMLLKGMSEKKRVKRILIDEKIGIRQRQQQPVITTASGTVCAVPGVRYSEMFSHRQLEGDSYIWITREGETR; encoded by the coding sequence ATGAGAAGTTTGCAGCAAAAAGTATTGAAGTTTATCGACAAGCAAACGTTGATTCCTCCTGGCTCTCGTGTATTAGTCGCGTGTTCGGGTGGTGTGGATTCCATGGCACTGCTTCACTTTCTTGCGACGCATCAGCAATCTCTGGTCATTGAAGTGGGGGCCATCCATGTAGATCATATGTTACGTGGAGTTGAATCTGCTGAAGATGCGTCTGTTGTGAAGCAGCTGTGCAAGGAATTCGGGCTACCCTTTTATTCTGAACAAGTACCTATTCCCGCTATCTTAGAAAGCCAGGGCGGTAATATGCAGCAAGTGTGTCGGCAACAGCGTTATGCGCGGTTCGAACAAACGATGGCAAATGAGCAGTTTACTGTTCTCGCGACAGCTCATCATGCTGATGACCAACTGGAGACAGTGCTGATCCAATTAAGTAAAGGGCAATCATTAAATGGTATGCCGATCCAGCGGTCGTCCCATACTGGGAAAATCATACGTCCATTCCTCCCGTTAAAAAAGAGTGAATTGTACACGTATGCATCACATCACAAAATAACGTTCCGAGAAGATCCGAGTAATCAGCAAGATAATTATCTGCGCAATCGTGTGCGACGTCACGTACTACCCATCTTAATAGACGAAAATCCATCCGTCGCGATCAACACAGTCCGACAAACAGAACAACAGCAAGCAGATGAAAATTTGCTGAAAGAGCTAGCCGATCAACATTGGCGAGCGATTGTCACGTATACGGATGAGCAGCTTCCCTCTTTTCGACGGGAGGCATTTCTTGCTATTCCCTACGCTTTACAAAAGCGCGTGATTCAACTACTATTAAAATGTCTAACTAACCCAGCAACAGAGAACGCTGAGTGGCATTTTGCATTAGTAGATGAACTGTTACACCACATTACAGACTCGGCTGGGAATGTCACAATTGATTTGGCGTATGGCTATCGGTTTGTCAGGGAATATGATAAACTGCTAATTACAAAATGGGATATAGATCCAGCATCTCTTCGTCCAAAAGTACTTGCGAAAGGTATTTGGCATACGTGGGGAAATCTTCATTTTTACTGGCATCATGCCAACGCGTATAGAATTGAAGAGCTCTTACCATCAGATGAGATCAGATATTTCCAATTACCTGAGTCAGAACTTCCGCTAACTGTACGGCTTCGGATGACCGGAGACAGAATGTTACTTAAAGGAATGTCCGAGAAGAAACGTGTAAAGCGGATATTGATTGATGAAAAGATTGGAATTAGGCAAAGGCAACAGCAACCTGTCATTACGACAGCAAGTGGTACTGTATGTGCAGTGCCTGGTGTACGGTATAGTGAGATGTTTTCACACCGCCAACTAGAAGGCGATTCATACATATGGATTACGCGAGAAGGCGAGACAAGATAA
- a CDS encoding FtsB family cell division protein has protein sequence MKKTQKPSTKNVTSIDTDYVRSMQKKENFKKAQQKRLRNRLAVFFVIVCVVAGSLFNMNAGQKEILAAKHKEKAEATATLEDLKEQQEQLNRQLIRLDDDEYIAKLARKEYFLSESDEIIFSIPDKKKESEKDIIKE, from the coding sequence ATGAAAAAAACACAGAAGCCCTCAACAAAGAATGTGACATCAATCGATACAGACTATGTGCGCTCCATGCAAAAAAAAGAAAATTTTAAAAAAGCACAACAAAAACGTCTGCGTAATCGGTTGGCTGTATTTTTTGTTATCGTTTGTGTCGTTGCTGGAAGTTTATTCAATATGAATGCTGGACAGAAAGAAATTTTGGCTGCCAAACATAAGGAAAAAGCCGAAGCAACAGCGACACTAGAGGATTTGAAGGAACAGCAAGAGCAACTAAATAGGCAGTTAATTCGTTTAGATGATGATGAGTATATTGCTAAACTCGCACGCAAAGAATACTTTTTGTCTGAGTCCGATGAGATCATTTTTTCCATCCCTGATAAGAAAAAGGAGTCAGAAAAAGACATAATAAAAGAGTAG
- a CDS encoding type III pantothenate kinase → MLLVLDTGNTNIVLGVYEGDQLKHYWRMETYRHKTEDEYAMQVKAMFQHVGLSFTDITGIIISSVVPPVMFPLEQMCKKYFNQKPMVVGPGVKTGLNIKYENPREVGADRIVNAVAAIREYGSPLIIVDFGTATTYCYVNEHGEYMGGSIAPGIKISMEALFDRASKLPRVQLARPEHVVGKNTVAAMQSGIIFGYVGQVEGIVNRIKEGSDVEPTVIATGGMADLIASETKVIDVVDDFLTLKGLHLIYERNL, encoded by the coding sequence ATGTTATTAGTATTAGATACCGGCAACACCAATATTGTATTAGGTGTATATGAAGGAGATCAACTGAAGCACTACTGGCGGATGGAAACTTATCGACATAAGACGGAAGACGAATACGCCATGCAAGTAAAAGCGATGTTCCAACATGTGGGACTATCGTTCACTGACATCACCGGCATTATTATTTCTTCTGTAGTGCCACCCGTTATGTTCCCGTTAGAGCAAATGTGTAAAAAGTACTTTAATCAAAAGCCTATGGTCGTTGGACCGGGTGTGAAAACGGGGTTAAATATTAAATATGAAAACCCTCGAGAAGTCGGTGCTGATCGAATCGTCAATGCAGTGGCTGCCATTCGTGAATATGGAAGTCCGCTCATTATCGTAGATTTTGGAACAGCGACTACGTATTGCTATGTCAATGAACACGGAGAATACATGGGCGGCTCTATAGCGCCCGGCATTAAGATCTCTATGGAGGCGTTGTTTGATCGTGCCTCTAAACTTCCGCGCGTTCAGCTCGCTCGGCCGGAACATGTAGTAGGTAAAAATACGGTTGCAGCTATGCAGTCAGGTATTATATTTGGGTACGTTGGCCAGGTAGAAGGAATTGTCAACCGTATAAAAGAAGGTTCTGATGTAGAACCTACTGTAATCGCAACAGGTGGGATGGCAGATTTAATTGCATCTGAAACCAAGGTGATTGATGTTGTAGATGACTTCCTGACACTTAAAGGATTACATCTGATTTATGAAAGAAATTTGTAG
- a CDS encoding SpoIIE family protein phosphatase has protein sequence MKMIDNMERPIVQMFRAYWQELMNRKVYLLTALLFLVGSFFLSQAVVFDMAVPFFLPIWALASMRYRQHMIYVFIGGMAGSAFLGVGQAVIHLAQLLLFHSIIKIPVVKRSVPIAVAGAMIIPQLVWQLVKYGDGMLPLAIQLSIGLEALLALFMTIFMLLAFPSIERMLYGPWNPEQISAMCIVGALAATGMGGFQIGTVSVAGVFLFLAIFVAAVVGGVPFATTVGMIIALIIGVSELSFTGMMALYGMTGLLAGSLKRFGKLGVITGSVFVSLFFLLYDATLPLDTVHFSTVGAAALLLLLIPSRKLSQIRQVLLPKQEGISEKRQQWLADKLDGQLAEFQQFAHFMSTLVNDRLSPEEEVAATSQVPSICQSCFRYRKCWESEEDSIEPLIDEWETTYSATKKAARVRVEQQMKYKCLRFKGLMNELEERGANKLLMGQLQHGRKMLALQLRDMSTHIEKVMREVKEDLTTYKLAEEELANRLQSQAIEFFQIDILSEERGACRIVISVPEKKADFEAETTVGEYLLLPILEQMYEEPMHISKSTYQPFPFPHVQLTFSSAVRFSLEYDIVTTAGKGSFNGGDAYELFKIHDGLSAVLLSDGMGQDINAYHESRKVIRLMRECLGQKMDPETAIHTLHYMMALNGLDDMYATLDLALIDLQEGRLWSWKAGSMSTYIKRSDECIRLDSKTVPFGFLPSFSIEAKNEKLKSGDIVVMTTDGIFNGDVPLDIQEDVMNQTIERFKDMDCRTIADQVMMEMERVFESVEDDRTILVMKVGHIVPKWSKANKQPRIISS, from the coding sequence ATGAAAATGATTGACAATATGGAAAGACCAATTGTGCAAATGTTCAGGGCGTACTGGCAAGAACTGATGAATCGGAAAGTATACTTACTAACTGCTCTTCTTTTCTTAGTGGGATCATTCTTTCTATCGCAAGCAGTAGTATTTGATATGGCAGTACCATTCTTCTTGCCGATCTGGGCATTGGCCAGTATGCGTTACCGTCAACACATGATCTATGTATTCATAGGGGGTATGGCCGGCAGCGCGTTTCTTGGGGTAGGACAAGCTGTCATTCATTTAGCACAATTGTTACTGTTTCATTCAATCATTAAAATTCCGGTTGTGAAGAGATCTGTTCCAATCGCTGTGGCGGGAGCAATGATTATTCCACAATTAGTCTGGCAACTTGTGAAGTACGGCGACGGGATGTTGCCTTTAGCGATTCAATTGTCGATAGGGTTAGAAGCATTGCTTGCATTGTTCATGACGATTTTCATGTTGTTAGCTTTTCCTTCTATAGAAAGGATGCTGTATGGACCATGGAATCCTGAGCAGATCAGCGCGATGTGTATTGTGGGAGCGCTTGCAGCTACCGGGATGGGAGGATTCCAAATTGGTACGGTATCTGTTGCTGGAGTGTTCTTATTTTTAGCGATATTTGTAGCTGCCGTAGTAGGGGGAGTACCGTTCGCTACAACTGTCGGTATGATTATCGCGTTAATTATAGGTGTATCAGAATTATCCTTTACGGGCATGATGGCGTTATATGGTATGACGGGTTTGCTAGCGGGTTCGCTGAAGCGCTTTGGGAAGCTTGGAGTCATCACCGGCAGTGTCTTTGTTTCGCTCTTTTTCCTTCTATATGATGCGACACTGCCTCTGGATACCGTTCACTTTTCCACGGTTGGTGCCGCGGCCCTACTGTTACTATTAATTCCTTCACGCAAATTAAGCCAAATACGACAAGTTTTATTGCCGAAACAAGAAGGAATATCCGAAAAACGACAGCAATGGCTGGCGGATAAACTAGATGGTCAATTGGCAGAGTTCCAGCAATTTGCTCACTTTATGTCAACGCTCGTGAATGATCGTCTGTCTCCTGAAGAGGAAGTAGCAGCGACAAGTCAAGTGCCGTCTATTTGTCAATCCTGTTTTCGTTACCGAAAGTGTTGGGAGAGCGAAGAGGACAGTATAGAACCATTAATTGATGAATGGGAAACTACCTATTCAGCAACGAAAAAGGCGGCTCGTGTTCGAGTTGAACAGCAGATGAAGTATAAATGTCTACGTTTTAAGGGACTAATGAATGAATTGGAGGAGAGAGGAGCTAACAAGTTATTGATGGGGCAGTTACAACACGGAAGAAAAATGTTAGCCCTGCAATTACGCGATATGAGTACGCATATTGAAAAAGTCATGAGAGAGGTAAAGGAAGACCTCACTACGTATAAGTTGGCTGAAGAAGAGTTGGCGAATCGTTTACAATCACAAGCAATAGAGTTTTTCCAAATAGATATATTATCGGAAGAACGGGGTGCATGCAGAATTGTGATTTCTGTCCCGGAAAAGAAGGCAGATTTTGAAGCGGAAACAACGGTTGGAGAATATTTACTACTGCCGATCTTGGAGCAAATGTACGAAGAGCCAATGCATATTTCAAAATCGACTTATCAGCCGTTCCCTTTTCCGCATGTGCAATTAACCTTTAGTTCAGCCGTTCGTTTTTCACTGGAATATGATATTGTCACAACAGCAGGAAAAGGATCGTTTAACGGTGGTGATGCGTATGAGTTATTTAAGATTCATGACGGTTTGTCAGCCGTGCTGTTATCGGACGGAATGGGACAAGATATCAATGCATACCACGAAAGTAGGAAAGTAATCCGTCTAATGAGAGAATGCTTGGGTCAAAAAATGGACCCTGAAACTGCTATCCATACATTGCATTATATGATGGCATTGAATGGATTAGACGATATGTATGCAACCCTCGACTTGGCATTAATTGATTTGCAGGAAGGGCGACTGTGGTCGTGGAAAGCTGGTTCGATGAGTACTTACATTAAAAGAAGCGATGAGTGTATCCGGTTAGACAGCAAAACTGTACCATTTGGCTTTTTACCATCATTCTCAATAGAGGCGAAGAATGAAAAGCTAAAGTCAGGTGATATTGTCGTTATGACGACGGACGGAATATTTAATGGAGATGTACCGCTTGATATCCAAGAAGACGTAATGAATCAAACGATAGAACGTTTTAAGGACATGGATTGCCGGACGATTGCCGATCAAGTAATGATGGAGATGGAGCGGGTATTTGAGTCGGTAGAAGATGATCGTACGATTCTTGTAATGAAAGTTGGCCATATTGTGCCAAAATGGTCAAAGGCTAATAAGCAACCTCGAATCATTTCTAGCTAA
- the yabP gene encoding sporulation protein YabP, with protein sequence MQIQTDSSMYTIPSGDHVVTMRNRKRMDLTSVKTIDRFDQEEFLVRTSLGVLQIRGEELRIVHLDVDKGLLTLEGTVQTLQYDDEEAGSRSFLHKLFG encoded by the coding sequence ATGCAGATTCAAACAGACAGCTCGATGTATACTATTCCATCAGGAGACCATGTAGTAACGATGCGCAATCGCAAAAGAATGGACCTCACATCCGTGAAAACGATCGACCGCTTTGACCAGGAGGAATTTCTCGTTAGAACATCGCTAGGCGTATTGCAAATTCGTGGGGAGGAACTGCGTATTGTACATCTAGATGTGGACAAGGGCTTACTCACGCTTGAAGGTACCGTCCAAACACTTCAATACGATGATGAAGAAGCAGGCTCACGCAGTTTCCTCCATAAATTATTCGGATGA
- the yabQ gene encoding spore cortex biosynthesis protein YabQ, with amino-acid sequence MSLSVQFFSLLAMIGTGITAGIVMDLFGTIVAACGNRSFIRRWAFWLECLIWIALGIVSFWVLIMVRDGAWRMYDPVAQVSGLLLYATVFHHPVRIIGRLLLLVVLRPIWLIIRLVYLLIQRIFYLIFSILSLITSPVIRLVKNVGKFLQNKCRVLYNRLH; translated from the coding sequence ATGAGTTTATCCGTCCAGTTCTTCAGTCTATTGGCGATGATCGGGACAGGAATTACTGCTGGAATTGTAATGGATTTATTCGGAACTATTGTCGCTGCGTGCGGCAATCGTTCGTTCATTAGAAGATGGGCATTCTGGTTGGAATGCCTTATCTGGATTGCGTTGGGAATAGTGTCGTTTTGGGTATTAATTATGGTGCGCGACGGGGCATGGAGAATGTATGACCCCGTAGCACAGGTTAGTGGCTTGTTATTGTATGCAACGGTCTTTCATCATCCCGTTAGAATCATAGGTAGACTACTGTTACTTGTGGTGCTTAGGCCGATTTGGCTCATCATTCGTCTTGTCTACCTACTGATTCAACGCATTTTCTATTTAATTTTCTCTATTCTGTCACTAATTACTTCACCGGTTATAAGATTAGTAAAGAACGTAGGGAAATTCCTTCAAAATAAATGCAGAGTACTATATAATAGATTACATTAG